A window of the Gossypium hirsutum isolate 1008001.06 chromosome A05, Gossypium_hirsutum_v2.1, whole genome shotgun sequence genome harbors these coding sequences:
- the LOC107958099 gene encoding uncharacterized protein — MGSGKHSAGLLPTLRMERVRTILTHTYPYPHEHSRHAIIAVVVGCLFFISSDNMHTLIEKLDKNIKWWSMYACLLGFFYFFSSPFIGKTIKPSYSNFSRWYIAWILVAALYHLPSFQSMGLDMRMNLSLFLSIYISSILFLIVFHIIFLGLWYLGLVSRVAGRRPAILTILQNCAVISIACCVFYSHCGNRAMLRDRPFERKTSNWFSFWKKEERNTWLAKFVRMSELKNQVCSSWFAPVGLASDYPLLSKWVIYGELACNGSCPGSSDEISPIFSLWATFIGLYMANYVVERSTGWALTHPLSVEEYENLKKNQMKPDFLDMVPWYSGTSADLFKTAFDLLVSVTLFVGRFDMRMMQAAMSRVHEGAQQDDLFYDHLSEKEDLWFDFMADTGDGGNSSYTVARLLAQPSIQLSKEDSVLTLPRGDLLLVGGDLAYPNPSGFTYERRLFSPFEYALQPPTWYKHEHIAVNKPELLEGISQLKEYDGPQCFLIPGNHDWFDGLNTFMRYICHKSWLGGWFMPQKKSYFALHLPKRWWVFGLDLSLHNDIDVYQFKFFSELVKNKVGENDTVIVMTHEPQWLLDWYWNENSGQNVSHLICDYLKGRCKLRIAGDMHHYMRHSCVPSEGPVHVHHLLVNGCGGAFLHPTHVFSSFNKFYGKTYECKAAYPSFHDSNRIALGNILKFRKKNWQFDFFGGVIYFILVFSMFPQCKLDHILRGDSFSGHLGSFFGTVWDNFVYVLEHSFVSLTGVVLLLIMAIAFVPSKVSRKKRAIIGIIHVSAHLAAALILMLLMELGLETCIRHKLLATSGYHSLYQWYRSVESEHFPDPSGLRARMEQWTFGLYPACIKYLMSSFDVPEVMAVTRSNICKNGIQALSRGGAVIYYASIFLYFWVFSTPVVSLVFGSYLYICINWFHLHFDEAFSSLRIANYKSFTRFHINRDGDLEVFTLAVDKVPRDWMLDPDWDMEQKQPQQLSHRRKYPSKWSAAAGQQDPVNTVRVVDHFVIRQNEKPDFVSSNGSVSR; from the exons aTGGGTTCTGGTAAGCACTCAGCTGGATTATTACCTACCCTCAGAATGGAGAGGGTTCGAACGATTTTAACTCATACATACCCTTACCCGCATGAACACTCTCGGCATGCTATAATTGCTGTAGTTGTGGGTTGTCTGTTCTTTATTTCATCAGATAACATGCATACCTTGATAGAAAAGTTGGATAAGAATATCAAATGGTGGTCTATGTATGCCTGTTTGCTTggattcttttatttcttttcatctcCATTTATAGGGAAGACTATCAAACCGAGCTATTCAAATTTCAGTAGATG GTACATAGCGTGGATTTTAGTTGCAGCTTTGTATCATCTTCCTAGTTTTCAGTCAATGGGACTGGATATGAGGATGAATTTGTCTTTGTTTTTGTCAATATACATCTCTTCGATTCTCTTTCTAATTGTTTTCCACATTATATTTCTTGGCCTATGGTATCTTGGTCTTGTTTCTCGTGTGGCCGGAAGGAGGCCAGCAATCTTGACCATTCTCCAGAATTGTGCT GTTATTAGTATAGCCTGCTGTGTATTCTATAGTCATTGTGGTAACCGTGCTATGTTAAGGGACAGACCTTTTGAACGGAAAACTTCTAATTGGTTTTCCTTTTGGAAGAAAGAAGAGAGGAACACATGGTTAGCAAAATTTGTTCGCATGAGTGAGTTGAAAAACCAGGTCTGCTCATCTTGGTTTGCTCCAGTTGGCTTGGCTAGTGATTATCCACTTTTGTCCAAGTGGGTCATTTATGGTGAG TTAGCTTGCAATGGTTCCTGTCCAGGTTCATCTGATGAAATTTCTCCCATATTCTCACTTTGGGCTACATTTATTGGCCTTTACATGGCCAATTATGTAGTGGAACGGTCAACAGG GTGGGCCCTTACTCATCCTTTGTCTGTTGAAGAATATGAGAACcttaaaaagaatcaaatgaaACCAGATTTCTTGGATATGGTTCCTTGGTATTCAGG AACATCAGCTGACTTGTTTAAGACTGCCTTTGACCTCCTGGTATCAGTAACTCTGTTTGTTGGTCGGTTTGATATGCGCATGATGCAG GCTGCAATGAGCAGGGTTCATGAAGGAGCTCAACAAGATGATCTCTTCTATGATCATTTGAGTGAAAAGGAAGATCTATGGTTTGATTTCATGGCCGATACTGGTGATGGTGGAAACTCATCATATACTGTAGCTCGGCTGCTTGCTCAACCTTCCATTCAGCTTTCTAAAGAGGATTCTGTGCTTACACTGCCACGTGGGGACCTGCTACTTGTTGGAGGAGATCTCGC GTATCCTAATCCATCAGGATTCACATATGAAAGGCGGCTCTTTTCTCCTTTCGAATACGCTCTTCAGCCTCCAACTTGGTACAAACATGAACATATTGCTGTAAACAAGCCTGAATTACTAGAAGGGATATCTCAACTCAAGGAATACGATGGACCTCAGTGTTTTCTCATTCCTGGAAATCATG ATTGGTTTGATGGACTTAATACGTTTATGAGGTATATATGCCACAAGAGCTGGTTGGGTGGGTGGTTTATGCCTCAAAAGAAAAGTTATTTTGCTTTGCATCTCCCAAAAAGATGGTGGGTATTTGGTCTCGATTTATCACTACATAATGACATCGATGTGTACCAGTTCAAGTTCTTTTCTGAATTAGTAAAGAACAAG GTTGGAGAAAATGACACTGTGATTGTTATGACGCATGAACCGCAGTGGCTTCTTGATTGGTATTGGAATGAAAATTCCGGACAGAATGTCTCTCACCTTATATGTGATTACTTAAAGGGAAGGTGCAAACTTCGAATTGCTGGAGACATGCATCATTATATGCGCCATTCATGTGTTCCATCAGAAGGGCCGGTTCATGTTCACCATCTTCTTGTAAATGGGTGTGGAGGGGCCTTTTTACACCCCACTCATGTGTTCagtagttttaataaattttatgggAAGACATACGAGTGTAAAGCTGCATATCCTTCTTTTCATGATTCAAACAGG ATTGCATTAGGAAATATCTTGAAGTTCCGGAAGAAGAACTGGCAGTTTGATTTCTTTGGAGGcgtcatatattttatattggttTTCTCTATGTTTCCACAG TGTAAGCTTGATCACATATTGCGAGGTGATTCATTTTCTGGTCATCTAGGGAGCTTCTTTGGCACAGTATGGGATAATTTTGTATATGTGCTGGAACATTCTTTTGTATCACTGACTGGCGTGGTGCTATTGCTGATCATGGCAATTGCATTTGTTCCTTCCAAAGTATCACGGAAGAAACGTGCAATAATCGGAATTATTCATGTATCTGCACATCTAGCTGCGGCCCTTATTCTTATGCTACTCATGGAACTAGGTCTGGAGACATGCATACGGCATAAACTACTGGCAACTTCAG GTTATCACTCTTTGTATCAGTGGTACCGTTCAGTCGAAAGTGAGCATTTTCCAGATCCTAGTGGTCTTCGTGCTCGTATGGAGCAATGGACATTTGGCCTCTATCCAGCATGTATCAAGTATCTCATGTCCTCATTTGATGTTCCAGAG GTTATGGCTGTCACCCGAAGCAATATTTGCAAGAATGGAATACAGGCGCTGTCCCGAGGGGGTGCTGTCATATATTATGCTTCAATCTTCCTTTACTTCTGGGTTTTCTCGACCCCTGTGGTTTCTTTGGTGTTCGGAAGCTACTTGTATATCTGCATTAACTGGTTTCATCTACACTTTGACGAGGCGTTCTCTTCTCTCAGAATTGCTAATTACAAGTCATTCACACGATTCCACATCAATCGTGATGGTGATCTTGAAGTTTTCACTCTTGCAGTCGATAAG GTTCCAAGGGACTGGATGTTGGATCCTGATTGGGATATGGAGCAGAAGCAGCCACAACAGTTGAGCCATAGGAGAAAATACCCTAGCAAATGGAGTGCAGCAGCAGGGCAACAGGATCCAGTGAATACAGTCAGGGTGGTTGACCATTTTGTTATAAGACAAAATGAGAAACCTGATTTTGTATCAAGTAATGGGTCAGTTAGTCGCTGA
- the LOC107960723 gene encoding patatin-like protein 2, whose product MEGPKEQLQPPAYGELITILSIDGGGIRGIIPRTILAFLESELQKLDGEEARLADYFDVIAGTSTGGLVTAMLTSPNEKNRPLFAAKDIKDFYLQNSPKIFPQPGYMFRLITKAIKALSGPKYDGKKFLHSLVKQKLGDTRLHQTLTNVVIPTFDINHLQPIIFSSYRVKEKPTLDALLSDICIGTSAAPTYLPAHYFKTQDNKGNVKDFNLIDGGVAANNPTLVAMGEVSKVIINGNSDFFPIKPIDYGRFLVISLGTGSPKAEEKYNAAEAAKWGVLGWLTSEGSTPLVDVFTQASGDMVDFHLSVVFKALHSDKYLRIQDDGLSGDVSSVDIATKKNLDELVKVGEGLLKKRVSRVNLETGMFQPFAQETNEEALKR is encoded by the exons ATGGAAGGTCCAAAGGAACAATTACAACCTCCAGCTTATGGAGAGTTGATCACCATCCTTAGCATTGACGGTGGTGGAATAAGAGGAATCATACCCAGAACCATTCTTGCTTTCTTAGAATCTGAGCTCCAG AAGCTGGATGGTGAGGAAGCAAGACTCGCAGACTATTTTGATGTGATTGCAGGGACTAGCACGGGCGGCCTGGTCACCGCCATGCTAACTAGTCCAAATGAAAAGAATCGACCTCTGTTTGCTGCCAAAGATATAAAAGACTTTTACCTACAGAACTCCCCTAAAATCTTCCCTCAACCAGGGTATATGTTTAGATTAAT AACGAAAGCTATCAAAGCTCTATCGGGACCAAAATATGATGGGaa gAAGTTCCTGCATAGCCTTGTTAAACAGAAACTAGGAGACACAAGATTGCACCAGACGTTAACCAATGTTGTTATCCCAACATTTGACATCAATCATCTTCAGCCAATCATCTTCTCAAGCTATCGG GTGAAGGAAAAACCTACTTTAGATGCCTTACTCTCAGACATATGCATTGGAACCTCAGCTGCACCAACCTATCTCCCAGCCCATTACTTCAAAACCCAAGACAACAAAGGAAACGTGAAAGATTTTAACCTTATAGATGGCGGCGTAGCTGCAAATAACCCG ACTTTAGTTGCTATGGGGGAAGTGAGCAAGGTGATCATTAACGGAAACTCTGATTTCTTCCCAATTAAACCCATAGATTATGGAAGATTTCTGGTTATCTCCTTGGGGACTGGCTCTCCAAAAGCCGAAGAGAAATACAATGCAGCAGAGGCAGCTAAGTGGGGTGTGCTAGGTTGGTTAACCAGCGAGGGTTCCACACCTTTAGTTGATGTATTCACTCAAGCAAGCGGAGACATGGTTGACTTCCATCTTTCTGTAGTATTTAAAGCTCTTCACTCTGATAAATACCTACGTATTCAG GATGATGGATTAAGTGGGGATGTATCTTCCGTTGATATAGCAACGAAGAAGAATTTGGATGAACTTGTGAAAGTTGGTGAGGGACTGTTAAAAAAACGAGTTTCTAGAGTTAACTTGGAAACCGGCATGTTTCAACCCTTTGCTCAAGAAACCAATGAAGAAGCTCTTAAAAGGTAG